A genomic window from Rhizobium sp. EC-SD404 includes:
- a CDS encoding aldolase: protein MSSEEVKARELVCTLARSLFERGLTGGASGNISMRLDDGGLLVTPTGSSMGRLDPARLSRFDAAGTLVSGDQPTKEMALHSAFYETRGAKTGAVVHLHSSHSVALSMLPETNPDNVLPPLTPYSIMRLGKVKLLPYFRPGDAAMGAAIRGLAGKRSAVLLANHGPVVAAKDLEAAVYAMEELEETARLALLTRGMNPRLLDDNEIRDIVDTFDVEWD from the coding sequence ATGAGCAGCGAGGAGGTGAAAGCGCGCGAACTCGTCTGCACGCTAGCACGGTCGCTCTTCGAACGCGGCTTGACCGGTGGCGCTTCGGGCAACATTTCGATGCGGCTTGACGATGGCGGCTTGTTGGTGACACCGACCGGCAGTTCCATGGGGCGGCTCGATCCCGCGCGCCTCTCACGCTTCGACGCGGCCGGAACGCTCGTATCCGGCGACCAGCCGACGAAGGAAATGGCGCTGCACAGCGCCTTCTATGAAACGCGCGGCGCGAAGACCGGCGCGGTCGTGCATCTCCATTCAAGCCATTCAGTCGCGCTCTCCATGCTGCCGGAGACGAACCCGGACAACGTGCTGCCACCGCTGACGCCCTATTCGATCATGCGGCTCGGGAAGGTGAAACTGCTTCCCTATTTCCGCCCCGGCGACGCCGCCATGGGCGCGGCGATCCGCGGCCTCGCCGGCAAGCGCAGCGCCGTGTTGCTCGCCAATCATGGCCCGGTTGTCGCCGCCAAGGACCTCGAGGCCGCCGTCTACGCCATGGAAGAGCTGGAGGAAACCGCCCGCCTTGCACTTCTGACGCGCGGCATGAACCCGCGCCTGCTCGACGACAATGAAATCCGCGACATCGTCGACACGTTCGACGTCGAGTGGGATTGA
- a CDS encoding TIM barrel protein, translated as MPLAFSANLGFLFTEHALPDAVRAASRVGFKAVELHWPYATPAADLRAALNETGLPVLGLNTVRGDLGKGEFGLAAMPGRETDARAAIDDAIAYAQAIRAQNVHVMAGRAEGEDAERTFADNLAYACTAADAHGIGILIEPLNTRDVPGYFLTDIAHAETIIDRVAAPNLRIMADCYHMQIMGGDLLTRLTHHLPKIGHIQFAAVPTRTEPDHGEVDFPWLLKALGEAGYHRPFGAEYKPRGRTEDGLGWMAGF; from the coding sequence ATGCCCCTCGCCTTTTCCGCCAATCTCGGCTTCCTCTTCACCGAACACGCCTTGCCGGATGCGGTGCGCGCGGCAAGCCGTGTGGGCTTCAAGGCCGTTGAATTGCATTGGCCCTATGCGACGCCTGCCGCAGACCTGCGCGCGGCGCTCAACGAAACCGGGCTGCCGGTTCTCGGTCTCAACACGGTACGCGGCGATCTGGGCAAAGGTGAATTCGGCCTCGCCGCAATGCCCGGCCGCGAAACCGATGCGCGCGCAGCCATCGATGACGCGATCGCCTATGCGCAGGCGATCAGGGCACAGAACGTTCATGTCATGGCCGGTCGTGCCGAGGGCGAAGACGCCGAGCGAACCTTTGCGGACAACCTTGCCTATGCCTGCACGGCGGCTGACGCCCATGGCATCGGCATTCTCATCGAGCCGCTCAACACACGCGACGTGCCCGGCTATTTCCTGACGGATATTGCGCACGCTGAGACGATCATCGACCGCGTCGCAGCGCCCAATCTCCGCATTATGGCCGATTGCTACCACATGCAGATCATGGGCGGCGATCTCCTGACGCGGCTGACGCATCACCTACCCAAAATCGGCCACATCCAGTTTGCCGCCGTCCCCACCCGCACCGAGCCCGACCATGGGGAGGTCGATTTTCCATGGCTGTTGAAGGCGCTTGGCGAGGCCGGCTACCATCGCCCGTTCGGCGCGGAATACAAGCCGCGGGGTCGAACAGAGGACGGGCTGGGGTGGATGGCGGGGTTTTAA